One segment of Anatilimnocola aggregata DNA contains the following:
- a CDS encoding ammonia-forming cytochrome c nitrite reductase subunit c552 encodes MSRRQRAAESTTARATAPRRALSRSFWIWLFIGSIVVMAGGALAADWWIGLPEGAQPKFVGRQSCIECHQPQHEQFVGSHHDLAMDRATSETVLGDFNDSELTHHGITSRMFRRDGLYFINTEGPDGKLADFEIKYVFGVTPLQQYMVEFDRPDDLPENEIARLQVLRVSWDTLQKKWFHLDPPDVKEKLDPSDMLHWTGFAQCWNHMCADCHSTNLQKNYDVASGIYHTTFSEIDVSCEACHGPGSLHVQLAKAKSPFWDRKQGFALAKLKGTDNRPQVEMCATCHSRRRGVQPGHQAGCGYYDYFANELLHTNIYHADGQIQDEVYEYGSFIQSKMFHKGIRCSDCHNPHSAKLKYEGNKLCTNCHQHPAAKYDTFAHHHHKEGSAGASCVDCHMPSTTYMEVDPRRDHSIRIPRPDLSVKLGTGNACTGCHLQTDAATVKMRERPDLKSYADWLRASQRGESAVKNELTRIDRWADEHADKWYGSRRKKEPHFAEALHAARTNSVDAQRQLLAMIEKSTQPAIARATAIMEIRSFVNPQESSDTGVTKALVSVLKDSDPSVRAAAVIALQGASDDTIIRALVPVLDDPSRLVRTEAARVLARIPDEQLRGDKLLRLREVLAEFEASASLVNDRAEGHLMLGVLAESRGRLSDAQRHYENAMRVQPGVTGPRGQLAMLLERLIDEAQSQAQQASQQGNKAAMEAALGPIPSLHFEMERLRQDELSLIERDARLVPEEPLMQQQLGFARHTQGWRKEASHALLTAYLLDPRSTNAAYALAIYYRDTGWPEKALEIVADVNKNLSAPAHLRLLEAELKEELKARSSAGPAAK; translated from the coding sequence ATGAGTCGTCGCCAGCGAGCCGCTGAATCAACAACTGCCCGAGCCACTGCGCCGCGGCGGGCCCTTTCACGCTCGTTTTGGATCTGGCTGTTCATCGGCTCGATCGTGGTGATGGCTGGAGGTGCGCTGGCTGCCGATTGGTGGATCGGGCTGCCCGAAGGTGCGCAGCCGAAGTTCGTCGGCCGTCAGTCGTGTATCGAATGTCACCAGCCCCAGCACGAGCAGTTTGTCGGTTCGCATCACGACCTGGCGATGGACCGCGCGACGTCAGAAACAGTGCTGGGGGATTTCAATGATTCCGAACTGACGCACCATGGCATCACGTCCCGCATGTTTCGCCGCGATGGCTTGTACTTCATCAATACCGAAGGACCCGACGGCAAGCTGGCCGACTTTGAGATCAAGTATGTCTTCGGCGTGACACCCTTGCAGCAGTACATGGTGGAGTTCGATCGGCCTGACGACCTCCCGGAGAATGAAATCGCCCGTCTGCAAGTGTTGCGTGTCAGTTGGGACACGTTGCAGAAAAAGTGGTTCCATCTCGATCCCCCCGATGTGAAGGAAAAGCTGGATCCAAGTGATATGCTTCACTGGACCGGCTTTGCCCAGTGCTGGAATCATATGTGCGCCGATTGCCACTCGACCAATCTGCAAAAGAACTACGACGTCGCCAGTGGTATCTATCACACCACGTTCTCCGAGATCGATGTCAGCTGCGAAGCGTGCCACGGGCCGGGAAGCTTGCACGTGCAACTGGCCAAGGCTAAGTCTCCGTTTTGGGACCGCAAGCAGGGCTTTGCGCTGGCAAAGTTGAAAGGGACTGACAATCGGCCGCAGGTCGAAATGTGCGCTACCTGCCACTCGCGCCGCCGCGGTGTACAACCCGGTCATCAGGCGGGCTGTGGTTACTACGATTACTTTGCCAATGAATTGCTGCACACGAACATCTATCACGCGGACGGACAGATTCAGGACGAGGTGTACGAATACGGTTCATTCATCCAAAGCAAGATGTTCCACAAGGGAATTCGCTGCTCGGATTGTCACAACCCGCATTCCGCCAAGCTGAAGTACGAAGGGAATAAACTCTGCACGAACTGCCATCAGCATCCAGCCGCTAAATACGACACTTTTGCTCACCATCATCACAAGGAAGGTTCGGCAGGAGCCTCGTGTGTCGACTGTCACATGCCATCGACGACGTACATGGAAGTCGACCCCCGCCGCGATCATAGCATTCGCATTCCGCGCCCCGATTTGAGCGTGAAACTTGGCACCGGCAACGCTTGCACAGGCTGCCATTTGCAGACCGATGCCGCGACCGTCAAAATGCGCGAGCGACCTGATCTGAAAAGCTATGCCGATTGGCTTCGCGCGAGCCAACGCGGCGAATCGGCAGTGAAAAACGAATTGACTCGGATCGACCGCTGGGCCGATGAACACGCCGATAAGTGGTACGGCAGCAGGCGGAAGAAGGAGCCACACTTCGCCGAAGCATTGCACGCCGCGCGTACGAATTCGGTTGATGCGCAGCGGCAATTGCTGGCGATGATTGAGAAATCGACACAGCCCGCGATCGCGCGGGCAACGGCGATTATGGAGATTCGCTCGTTCGTGAACCCACAAGAAAGCAGCGATACCGGTGTGACCAAAGCACTCGTCAGCGTGCTCAAGGATTCAGATCCCTCGGTACGCGCGGCAGCGGTCATTGCCCTGCAAGGTGCATCCGACGATACCATTATCCGCGCGCTTGTGCCGGTGCTCGACGATCCGTCGAGACTTGTCCGCACCGAAGCTGCGCGCGTGTTGGCCCGCATTCCCGACGAACAACTGCGCGGCGATAAATTACTCCGCCTGCGCGAAGTACTGGCCGAGTTCGAAGCTTCGGCCAGTTTAGTGAACGATCGGGCGGAAGGGCACTTGATGCTCGGCGTGTTAGCTGAAAGTCGCGGGCGATTGTCCGATGCCCAACGTCATTATGAGAACGCCATGCGCGTGCAACCTGGCGTCACCGGGCCGCGCGGGCAATTGGCAATGCTGCTTGAACGCCTGATTGACGAAGCACAAAGTCAGGCTCAGCAAGCTTCGCAGCAAGGCAACAAAGCGGCGATGGAAGCAGCGCTCGGGCCGATTCCCTCGTTGCATTTCGAAATGGAGCGATTGCGGCAGGATGAACTAAGCCTGATCGAGCGCGACGCTCGTCTGGTTCCTGAAGAACCCCTCATGCAGCAGCAATTAGGTTTTGCGAGGCATACGCAAGGCTGGCGCAAAGAAGCTTCGCACGCACTGCTCACGGCCTATCTGCTCGATCCTCGCTCGACGAACGCTGCCTATGCTCTGGCAATTTACTATCGCGATACCGGCTGGCCCGAGAAGGCCCTGGAGATCGTCGCCGATGTGAATAAGAATCTGTCGGCACCGGCACATCTGCGGTTGTTAGAAGCCGAGTTGAAAGAAGAATTGAAAGCACGCAGTTCTGCGGGTCCAGCAGCGAAGTAG
- a CDS encoding nucleoside hydrolase has protein sequence MKLPLTRLLASLVLVTSSENFTVAQAVAPAKAASSEPIPVIIDTDIGGAIDDAFALGLAIVSPELEILGITTVGGGNEYDRFVGQSKDRDDHRAWLTCRFLTQVGAKPIPVAAGAEPQHKTPIDNQIQYRRHPAAIYNRTMKPAKESAVELMAKLLKERDDVTIIALGPLTNVARLLKDEPTAAKRIKRIVIMGGAIDIGYDGSKRPEPEWNLKTDIAAAQQVFASSIPLTLVPLDVTANLALTKELRTELFAAQTPLTWQLQNLYELWNDDTPILFDPVAIAATFSQPTVIVRPMKLKVTTSGLTTRAADGHEVTVASQIDIPAFLQWYVDRITKTGERVLPRPVANLSTMIEVGSFPAQIHTFENYETDIEKRWWMCGKVERAESEAKLGQRVCRAVLTQDFDDRQGDTKAMYRAVIFNPVPGPPMGPNTRLRFQYKLSGTDTLRIQLYSLTNGYHRYLSLQGLQQDKWQTGCVDMTAMRRPDGTGGPLAVDERIDDIQFYVDPRAELLIDNIALYEAAPASESRPFPRRIHYTGWFDTGKQGVEWQGAFEIVEYAKPRKWKFARSLSRADGSSQISLSLRGQRELDEKVVLQLKLQAPANTELKIQLLLSGETQGSSQVLSLPADDFQTVFLQFKVPTGTKVDEIQITSPAGVVFGIDDVLLFTPAE, from the coding sequence ATGAAGTTGCCGTTGACTCGATTACTCGCCAGTTTGGTGCTTGTTACAAGCAGTGAAAATTTCACCGTCGCTCAGGCGGTCGCACCGGCGAAGGCTGCGAGCTCTGAACCGATTCCGGTCATTATCGATACCGACATTGGTGGTGCCATCGACGATGCCTTTGCGCTGGGGCTGGCGATTGTGTCGCCGGAATTAGAAATTCTTGGCATTACCACCGTCGGCGGCGGCAATGAATACGACCGGTTTGTTGGTCAGAGCAAGGATCGGGACGATCATCGAGCCTGGCTCACTTGCCGCTTTCTCACGCAAGTGGGAGCCAAGCCAATTCCCGTCGCTGCGGGCGCAGAACCCCAGCACAAAACTCCCATCGACAACCAGATTCAGTACCGGCGTCATCCCGCGGCCATTTACAACCGGACGATGAAGCCGGCGAAAGAGTCTGCGGTGGAGTTAATGGCAAAACTCCTGAAAGAGCGCGACGATGTCACCATCATCGCCCTTGGTCCACTGACAAACGTTGCGCGGTTGTTGAAAGACGAGCCGACTGCCGCCAAACGCATCAAGCGGATCGTGATCATGGGTGGCGCGATCGATATAGGCTACGACGGCAGCAAGCGGCCCGAACCAGAATGGAACCTCAAGACCGATATTGCCGCTGCCCAGCAAGTGTTTGCGTCCTCAATTCCGCTCACGCTCGTGCCGCTCGATGTGACGGCTAACCTGGCACTCACCAAAGAACTGCGAACGGAACTCTTCGCCGCGCAAACGCCACTCACCTGGCAATTGCAGAACCTTTACGAACTGTGGAACGATGATACACCGATTCTTTTCGATCCCGTTGCGATCGCAGCGACATTTTCTCAACCAACCGTAATCGTCAGACCCATGAAATTGAAAGTGACAACTAGTGGACTAACAACTCGTGCAGCGGACGGCCACGAAGTTACAGTCGCCAGCCAGATAGATATCCCCGCGTTCTTGCAGTGGTATGTCGACCGCATCACCAAAACCGGCGAACGAGTCCTGCCTCGCCCTGTGGCGAACTTATCGACCATGATCGAAGTCGGTAGTTTCCCGGCGCAGATTCACACTTTCGAAAACTACGAAACGGACATTGAGAAGCGCTGGTGGATGTGCGGCAAGGTTGAAAGGGCAGAATCAGAAGCAAAACTTGGCCAACGAGTTTGCCGCGCGGTTCTCACGCAGGATTTCGATGATCGGCAGGGCGATACGAAGGCGATGTACCGCGCCGTCATCTTCAATCCGGTTCCTGGTCCGCCGATGGGGCCGAATACCAGATTGCGATTCCAATACAAATTGTCTGGGACCGATACGCTCCGCATTCAACTTTACAGCCTGACCAACGGCTACCATCGCTATTTGTCATTGCAGGGGCTCCAGCAAGACAAGTGGCAAACAGGCTGTGTCGATATGACGGCCATGCGTCGCCCGGATGGTACCGGCGGCCCGCTCGCGGTTGATGAGCGGATTGATGACATCCAGTTTTATGTCGACCCGCGCGCTGAGTTGCTGATCGATAACATCGCGCTCTACGAAGCTGCACCGGCAAGCGAATCTCGCCCGTTTCCCCGGCGAATCCACTACACGGGCTGGTTCGACACGGGGAAGCAAGGTGTTGAATGGCAGGGAGCCTTCGAAATCGTCGAATACGCGAAGCCGCGGAAATGGAAGTTTGCCCGTTCGCTGTCACGGGCCGATGGCAGCAGCCAGATTTCTCTTTCCTTGCGTGGCCAGCGAGAGTTGGATGAGAAGGTAGTGCTGCAGCTGAAACTTCAAGCGCCGGCGAACACCGAGCTAAAGATTCAATTGTTGCTGAGCGGAGAGACGCAAGGCTCGTCGCAGGTGTTGAGTTTGCCGGCCGATGATTTTCAAACGGTTTTCCTGCAATTCAAAGTCCCAACGGGAACCAAGGTGGACGAGATTCAAATCACGTCGCCGGCGGGCGTGGTCTTCGGCATTGACGATGTCCTGCTCTTTACCCCTGCCGAGTAA